The stretch of DNA ACTCTGGGACCAGTTAGATGTGAAGATTAAACTTTCACAACTGGACttttttgaaatccacatttcatATAAAACTTTAATTTATCTAAAATAATGTGAATGTAAGGAAGAATTTCCATCAGGATACAAATATGTGTTGTGGGGGCAAAATCTGCattcctatgggtgctgtctaatgTAGCTCATTTCCTCAAAATGCAGCCTCTCCATTCTGCTAATTATCAGATATTTCCCCCTGCACATTCCTAAATACAAATAAAGATTACATTTGATTAACAATTAATGAGCTTTGATCCAAATCGGTGCTTATTTAAGTCAGGAACTGATGTAAATCTACTAGAATTGCACAATATTTGGGGTATATCCAGTGTTATACTTTAACCTGTAGGGGATAAAGTGATTAATAGCTTTTCTCTCCGAGTGAAGAAAATTATTTAGTTCTTACCAGAACTATATCCggaccaagacccggtgtgcggcgcaccttgcaccacccggcggtGGCTTTGCAATGGCCGCGGGGGACAATTGcacatcgccagccggggctttgactttgactctgacatgggggggggagagtgcagtggagagataagtgtttttggccttccatcacaaatgatgtgatggatgtttatgtaaattatgttgtgtttgtTGTGTTCTTGGGTCTACCTGGAAAGTTTGATTCATATTAACTTGCCTGGAACACTTTATAGTGGTGGATGATGTTTGAAATAGTGAAGCATCCATTAGATATTAAAATATATGAAATAATCCATAAAGGAATGATTTGCATCTTCAATTCTCACATTATTCagcaaatggaaacaaaatactTACAGATATAAACCAGTAGGAATTTGCTCTGTAAATCATTCTTGATAAAAATCCCATCTGACTAACTGGAGCCAGTACATGCAAGTGTAGATGAGCTACTGTACAGAATGGTGGCCAGTGAAAACCAAGCCTGTAAACAATTCAAAAATTACACTCAACACAAGTTTCTAATCACACAAACTTCAATAAAAAACGGAATTAATCCAGTTAAAGGAATCCTGAGAATGCTAAGTTTAAACATTGTTTGGTTAAATCCATTGACTTCAAAGTAATTTGTATACATAGTGGACAAAAAAAATCCATCCAAGTGAGAGGAAATGTACCAAAATATTTACAGCAAAATTGAAAATGCAGACGTTCCGTGTCTTTGAAGTGCTTTAAATTTTGTAGTTCTCTATACATATGAGAATCTATCAATAGGTGCTGTCAGTGACATTCTGTCACATTTACCAGTACATACTGTAACAATGCCAGTCACGTGTATGCAGAAATTCACCTACGTTGCAATTTTGTCAGCTTCGCTCAGCAAAGTTAAATTTAAGAATTCTACTTTGTTTGCTGCAAACCACAGCAATAGGTTATTTTAAAAGATGAACCACCAGAAAATTGCATAAAATTATCGATTCATataatgttgcattcaattactttttatttttaactATGTTGTACACACCTTTCTTGACAACTACTATAAAGTTCATTTGTCCATCAAATTAacacatcataatcataattgtaaAGAAGTTCCAGAGGTATAAGAATGAGGAAGGGCTGTGATGACAGTTAacttttagtttattgacacagcATGATATTCGCATTGTACATAGAATTTGGATAATTGTTTACAAACTGTATATATGTGTTTTTtgtgcgtgcatatgtgtgtatatatgtatgtatgtatgtggcttatgtatggatatttgtatgtacgtatgtatatgtctatgtatttatatatatatatgtagatgaGATAAAGTTTGTGAATTCATTGATGAGTAGCGGAGAAGGGGTAGGAATAAATAAgtgtaacctcaattggtcccttgatcgcgctgattacagggtaggcagtcagtcggcttttaaaaaatcataaaccgcgcatgcgcagattgttctcctctccgtaagctgGCAGTCAACTTTTATAACGTCTTCAAAAGTGGCCGGTTCCTCTGTCCGgtcccggcagccgctcgcagcacccaagctacttccctccctggccacaatgcggtggctcagcGCCCGGAGCGTtgaggcagcggtgagtgagtttctggcatgatccctgatccccgaccccctccttctcaacgttcctgccctccctgcaactttacccctggccagacacCCACATGCTGTGATtaggaactcttcccccccccccccccccccccaccattgtgGCCGTGGAGTCCTTTGCGagcagccgcttcccactttaccgCCACCCGCTTCtcacatcagctgccagcaatgaggggtcGAGCTTGGCTATTCCTCAGTAACctcaacatcgttcttgatgttgctgtactgagagatagccaagtctatctttcttggctaacaacctagcCTTCGGCCTCCAGAAcacaggtaaattttcgtgccttatttttgggtaaaaaatagcatcttcattgccgggaaatacggtatttaaaaacatatagctcaaagaaatttacttaccacattatttgtacacgaactccattcttctctctttgtttcttaagatactcttaagttaatggcaatccatgtttgaaaaacctacCAAGAAACTTGCGTTGCGCctgcgcagtaggctgctgcacctgcacagtaCGCAGTCGacagtgcaaaggcagaatttcagctgccttcagctccccttgaaattgaaggcttgaagcagtgtCGACGGCACGTGAGCTGCACATACTTTTGCCTGTTTcaagtactgcggatgaaaggcatgggaaaattatgcctacctaagagatcgatctcttaggtaggcataattctcccgtgtctttactatttatatttaacaattaccattttataattttagtcagggtaggcagtgcctaccttgcctaccctgacagcATGTGCCTGACTTCCTCCTACTCCTTTTCAAATATGTAAGATTTGATTTGTGATGTTTATGAGAAGTTATTTAATGTTGTGTATAGgtttattgttcatttcattttattgtttattctgctttgttttaaactttttttgttttacatgttcgaaacaaaatataaatatataggaTAATTACTAGAGAATAAAACTGTAACCATACATACCTCACATCAGCAGGGTCAGCTATCCCCTTTTGAAGAAGTACATTTTTCCCAATTGCCACCATCGTTTGAACTGTTCATTAGAGTAGAATATTACAAAgttgaaaaatatataaaaattatatattggcagcaaattaaaaaaacttgTAAACAGTTAGTTTACAACTATGTAAATttgtggtacaggtgcacaaccttttatccgaaagccttgggaccagacacttttcgtaattcagaatttttcggctttcggaatggaagatttttagcgtagattttaacggctggctcagtggtagagtgctcggctcgtatccgcaaggtcgcgagtttgcgcctcgatcccggcagttactcgatcgcgagtttgagtcttcaatgtagttttttcttgcagaataggagagaatagggagggttagcctgggatcattctctgcgagatgatcttagtgcgggagacaagtgtaggagaggtgtactgactgtgtgggcagaactttggaagtgattgcccaccattctcaaaagccgctgtgtctccctgtccctccaactctagaggaatccgctccccgatgagccgctacggcgacaagtggcagttcacccacagcccaagctgcaccccctcatccgcaatccgggttcctctggagttggagcggagctgggctagagttgctgctggctgtgagtctatgggatctccgtgcttgcagtcggtgtcccgttggtcctgacgtctccggtcacccccctggaatggagctgagactgggaactgtaccgcccttaccccctccctctgcaactgcaaacaaccccacagttcccagtctcagctcctgtacaagggggtggccggagaggcCACAGCCCGAgacatcagcttctgtccctacggggacagcggagagcgtgttcctctggaattggaacggggctgggctgctgctggctgtgtgtctctgggttctccgtgcttgcagtgggcctgggggtcggtgtcccgttggtcctgacgtctccggtgactggcactggctccaacgtgaagacagtgcaaagcccccgcgccggtgcaatgcgcggggagctggagaggggagggaagggggtcacacacatggccgggaagcagaggggtgtaggtggggtaaaactgaagggagcgacaatttgctgctgcctgcccgctgagttaaaaagttcccatgcaagactcacgatacactgtgtatcgtgagtctaccgtgggaactttttaactcagcgggcaggcagcagcagattgtcaattactaaccctcccgcgcaatataccctcaccttctcttttatgaatggggatttagttcccctttcttcgaggaccgaccggaggttccgctgtcacctctgcgggccgccctcggtgaacgttttcaaggacctttcttcaaggactgaaaaaatgtccgctattcgtaggttttcgttatttggatcttcggataaaaggttgtgcacctgtattatgacCACAGATCTCTCATTTTAACTGTTAACTACTATTGCATTCTAATAATCTACGGGTGatacacagacatagaaacatagataggaacatagaaaataggtgcaggaggagaaagaaaataaggtggacacaaaatgttgaagtaactcaacggggcaggcagcatctctggagagaaggaatgggtgaagtttctggtcgagacccttcttcagactgatgtcaggggtgtgggcgggacagagatagaatgtagtcggagacagtaagtcagtgggagaactgggaaggggaggggatggagaaagagggaaagcaagggctatttgaagttagagaagtcaatgttcataccgctggggtgtaaactacccaagcgaaatatgaggtgctccaatttgcgctgggcctcattctgacaatggaggaggcccagcacagaaaggtcagatttggaatgtgagggggagttgaagtgctgagcaaccgggagatcaggtaggttaaggtggaccgaacggaggtgttcagcaaaacgatcgccgagcctgcgcttggtctcgcagatGTACAGACATTGACACCTGTAACagcgatacagtagatgaggttggaagaggtgcaagggaacctctgccccacctgaaaagactggcggggtccttggatggaataaaggggggaggtaaagggacaggtgttgcatctcctgtggttgcaggggaaagtacctggggagggggtggtttgggtgggaagggataagttgACCGGGTAGTTgtgaagggaacggtctctgcggaaagcagaaaagagtggagatgggaagatgtggccagtagtgggatcccgttggaggtgacgaaagtgttggaggattactttctgtatgcgacggctgatggggtgcaaggcgaggacaagggggactctgaccttgttgcaaatggggggagggggagcaagagcagagctgcgggatatcgaggagaacctagtgagagcctcatctataatggaagaggggaacccccgtttcctaaagaatgaggacatctccgatgatctagtatggaaaacctcatcctgggcgcagatgcggtgtaAATGGAAGAATTAGGAGTATGTGATAGAGTCTAAGAAAATAAGTCAGTTACGAGGTAGagacatgctgcttgacctactgaatgtttccatcaatttctgtttttgtttcagatttccagcatttgcagttaaaataaaaaatgacTGGCATACATTTAGCCTTGTTACCAATGTTGGGAACCACAGGACAAGAGTAAAGTTAGAAAAATAACAACCATATGAATTGCTGGTACTGAGAAGTCCTGGCATTGTAGCAGAGTAGAATATTGCTAATCAATCAGTGAAAGGCTGAAAAAAACAAAATTCTGCAGGAACTGGAAATATAAAACACAAACAGAAACTGCAAGAATCATCAGCAAATTAGGTAGATTGGTATAGAAAATCTCTATCAGCCTTGTGTTAATCACTAAGCCTACTTTACCCTCTTTTACCTTACTCTAGCACCCTTTTGTCATCTGCTCACTCATGCCTTTCGTACTATCATTAGTCTTTCCTCTTGTCCTTTCCACCCTTTATCCCATTTATAAATATTTTGGGCTGAATGTAGTTGGCTCATCATTAAGCCTGGTCTTGAAGCCTATTCTAGTGGCACTAATCAATCCACCTTGCAGTGAATGTGCAGAACTGCCAATGAAGTATTGAGAAAGtccctttgaaaaaaaaaataatgttgacAAATCTTTGACCCCACCATTACTGATTGTAGAAGCTGAGAGGATTTTATATTAATTCACAAATATTTTTCACAGTGAGGCATTTAAAAACCATTAATAATGATAGTCAAGCAACATTGAAGAGGGCCATGTTCTTGCTGACCAACGGCACCCATCCACACTCAAACATTTTCCAGCAGTTATCCCAATAGCCAACTATTTCCTCAGAAGATGGAGTAGATTGGATGTGTCGACGAATTGAGTATGTCAatgaatccaggaaattatacctcagtgagcctcacatcagtgataGGGAAGCTAAGTCCCTTGATATCTCTTATCATAGATATTTCAAATAACTGTAcgttttttaaaatttgaatgtGGACTGAAAAACACTCAAAGGGCACCACTAGATTTCCCACGATTCTAGCTCGAAGACAGATATGAAAGAAAGTTAAAAAAGAATtgttgatcaatcaatcaatacacCTATAACATGATTTGCATTTCAATACTATTACTCCTGATGGcacctgaaatgttaatgtaGCCATTTAGTGTGTGTTCTATATCTAAATTTAGTTTCAGgttggtaaaaaaaaatggtcTTAAGAGTTAACTTCTTGAAACGTTTATTACAGAAAGAAGAAATGGTAAAGGATTGGAACATGATTTAAAACATCACAAGCCATTTAATTTTCAAGAATGAAGTCAACACAATCTCACCTATTGATATGTGTTCCTTCTTCAGAGATTTGCAATTTCCAATATGTCTCCTTGGCACTACAAGATAGTGATGGGGTGCACCAGGTCGGATGTCTCTAAAACAGGCAAACTGTTCATcctgaaaaacaaaaaaacaaaatgtgatgtttcaaacattcacatatctGCGGGCTCTTTTAATGAACTGACTATTTAGAAACATTGACTCCATTCAaagatccaagcagtctttccaggagcagcagaggttcacctgcacctcctccaacctcatctattgcatccgctgctctagatgtcaactgctctacatcggtgagaccaagcgtaggcttggcgatcgcttcgcccaacacccccGCTCGATTCACATtatcctacctgatctcccggtggctcagcacttcaactccctctcccattctgaatccgacctttgtgccctgggcctcctccatggccagtgtgaggactaccgtaaattggaggagcagcacctcatatttcgctagggcagtttgcaccccagtggtatgaacattgacctctaatttcaggtatccctgctttctcctccccttctcagctctccctcagcccactgtctccgcctcttcctttcttcttcccgcccctcccaccctcacatcagtctgaagaagggtctcgacccgaaatgttgcctatttccttcgcaccatagatgctgcctcacccgctgagtttctccagtatttttgtctaccttcgattttccagcatctgcagttccttcttaaacatttagaaacatttgTTGCCTTATTCCTTTCTCCGCATCTCAATATCTCTGCATCTTCTCATAGTCCATCCCAAAAACATTCTCTCGTTTCAAACTAGCTTCTGGTTTCCTAATCTTTTATTTAGCTTTCTATCCTCCCTTGGGTTTTCTTTTTCTGATGTCAGGCAACACTCTGTGAagctccatcgcaggtgatagacttctgaccgacattcactataaacccactgactcccacggctatcttgactactcttcctcccaccctgcttcctgtaaggactccatcccctattcccaattcctccgtctacggcgcatctgctcccaggatgaggtgttccacaccagggcatcgcaaatgtcctaattcttcagggaatgtgGGTTCCCCTCccttactatagatgaggctcgcaccagggtctcctccataccccgcaacactgctctccccatccccccactcgcaacaagggcagagtctccctggtcctcacctttcaccccacttgccggcacgtacaacaaatagtcctccgtcagtttcgccacctccaacgtgacaccaccactcgccacatcttcccatctcccccggtctgccttccgcaaagaccgctccctccgtaactcccttgtcaattcttcccttccctcccgctccaccccttccccgggcactttcccttgcaaacgcaagagatgctacaccagtccctttacctcccccctcgactcctttcaaggacccaagcagtcgttccaggtgcgacagaggttcacctgcacctcctccaacctcatctattgcatccgctgctctagatttcAGCTGATCTAGGCCAAgcctaggcttggcgatcgtttcgccgaacacctccgctcggtcctcactaaccaacctgacctcccggtggctcagcacttcaactccccctcccattccgtatccgacctctctgtcctgggcctcctccatggccagagtgagcaacactgggaattggaggaacagcacctcatactctgcttggggagtctgcattctggtggcatgaacattgaattctcacaattctgttaacccttgctgtctcctccccttcctacctcagcctcagccatcgggctcctcctcctcctttttcctttcttctccctgcctccccccaccccctatcggtctgaagaagggtttcggcccgaaacgttgcctatctccttcgctccatagatgctgctgcacccgctgagtttctccagcatttttgtgtacctttgtgaaGCAGTGATGGTTTTATACAAATAGTGTGTTGCTGAAACAAACGATTTCAAGTGAGCAGCAGTGGCACATCATTGACCGTGACGATAAACATGTCAAGCATCAACCCCGCGACTACTAATTGTTTCTCCCTGCCCCATCCATTACTGTCTTCTCTTCTCTGcttcccactcccccctcattctcctcctctctccatcttCCACCCCTCAGTCCCCGCTCgatctccgctcccacccatctTGTCCTTCCTGCCCCATATGTCTCCATATTTGTCCCCAGCCAGAGTGATATTTGTGGGATATGTTTCCTGCAAGCAGCCCTGTGTTGTGGCTCCGTGTCCTTGAGGCTGTCAGTCTGCCCCCTCCACCTCTACCAGGAGCAGCCCTGCCCTCACCCAGTGCAGCAGATCCTCCGGCACGAATCTGTTGCTGATTTTACAAAAGACGCAAGCTTTATCGAAGCCGCCCGCACTGTCCGCCAGGGCCGTGGTGGAGCCGGAGCTGGAGCCGGAGCCGGCGTCCGgcggggcctgggcctgggcttcGGCCTCGGCCTCTCCCGGGATGACCATGCCCGGGATCGGGGTGCCTGACACCGCCGGGGTGGGGACTGGCGTCGGCACCGGGGTGGGAGACAGGGTGGGGGTCAAGCTGGGCATTGGAGTGGCGTTGACAGACTCTCTGCCGGACCCATCGTAGACGTCGGACTCTGCTGAAGCGGATAGCAGGGCCGGAGGCTCAACCGCCACCCCCACCGCCGCCATGACAACGGCAACGGCGACCAACGCCAGCGGTGCGGCAGCGGCTCAATCGCACTCCGAGCGCATCGATCAGCGGCTCAATCGCACTCCGAGCGCATCGATCATCAGTGGCAACCAGccagcagcaaagatcctatagcagagctatgctgtaggatctttggtcagcagagggagacacaaaatgctggagtaatcagcgggaccgaccggcagcatctcgggagacaaGGAAtgattgacgtttcgggtcgagacccttcttcagactggatcagaaacgtcacccatcccttctctccagagatgctgcctgagttactccagcattttgtgtccctgtctccgctttaaaccagcatctgcagctccctccTACACATGGATACATAGACACATACTTGGGTGCAGGTCCTTCGAGCCTATTCAATGTGTTCGTGggcggatcatccccaatcagtaccccattcctgctttatccccatattccttgattccactagccctaagagctccatctaagttctaactctcttttgaatgcatccagtgaattgccagcctccactgccttctgtggccgagaattccacagattcacaactctctgggtgaaaaggttttcctcaactcaattctaaatggcctaccccttattcttaaactgtggcccatggttctggacttccccaacatcaggaacattgagatctagtgtgtccaattccttaatctatattactaaaagtctgatcttgaccacttcctgttgttctgtatattgattttagaaaaaacactgccacttacggctgtgaattttggccatcttactcagaatccccctctgctgcgcaggacaagaggatcgattaaaaataagagttattagtgtttaaagaatgttgagattctctcccctgaagacaacgccccttctggagggactataaaacgtggaagtgttgagtgcctcaggcagtctctgcaagatgggggaagtgagagggtaagtctgagctgtgaataacactgaatacatgtTTACtagactgtgagtgtggttttactgatcttGAGTGCCCCTAATGTGGTTTGaagatgaaaatgtggttggtttgaaataaagcacagcaaatggttgttggtggtggttggtttgaactaaagcacagcaaatggttgttggtttgaactaaagaatgataaagtctaaacttgacaacttcctgtttgcactctatattgattttagataaaacgctaccactgaCGGCTGTGATTTTCAGCCGTCTTACTCattcccctctgctcatcaggttcAGAGGATTcttcacatcaatgaaaaataaaagtggtattagtgtttaaaaaatgttgagaatctcactcctgtcaatcacgtcatgaaggccacgccccttctgggaagggattataaaacccggaaatgtgggtgtggctcactcTCTGCCAGATgcaggagaggtcacgactctgagctgtgaatcaactgaacacactgaatgtctactgaactgtgagtgtggtgtttatgtagtgttttgtgtggtttcaccctgcttgaaatggtatgaaactgcatttgaatgtggtggccttacaccctgcttgaagtggcatgaaactgcacttgaattttgtggccttgcaccctgcttgaagtagtatgaaactgcacttgaattcagtggccttgcgccctgctggaagtggtcggaaactgtactaaaattcggtggccttgcaccctgcttgaagtggtaggaaactgcacctaaatttggaggccttgcaccctgcttgaagtggtatgaaattgcacttgaatttggtggccttgcaccctacttgaagtggtaagaaactgcacttgacttaggtggccttgcaccctgcttgaaatggtaggaaactgcacttgaatttggtggccttgcaccctgcttgaaatggaatagccgtgagtcaactgccagcccaccagcc from Leucoraja erinacea ecotype New England chromosome 5, Leri_hhj_1, whole genome shotgun sequence encodes:
- the hint3 gene encoding histidine triad nucleotide-binding protein 3, coding for MAAVGVAVEPPALLSASAESDVYDGSGRESVNATPMPSLTPTLSPTPVPTPVPTPAVSGTPIPGMVIPGEAEAEAQAQAPPDAGSGSSSGSTTALADSAGGFDKACVFCKISNRFVPEDLLHWDEQFACFRDIRPGAPHHYLVVPRRHIGNCKSLKKEHISIVQTMVAIGKNVLLQKGIADPADVRLGFHWPPFCTVAHLHLHVLAPVSQMGFLSRMIYRANSYWFISHEHLIEKLKALPDDGSGS